A genomic region of Catalinimonas niigatensis contains the following coding sequences:
- a CDS encoding OmpA family protein, which translates to MIIRILFCFLLLPFFLQKAHCQLRAVSESINLEDSSQLAEQKRIQTLISFPNVSRIPYYTDKQALQAIKKYSNAKNEAALYPVLYDYVSKFGIENFFKDNMLLWQLAALEEARGDTLAAIQLYKLVLKHYQEGVELGLVQDQMKKLLLENKDDFVPLKYYYELVEFRKEIDTLRPPQGVYINMGNEINSNAGDYGPALSPDNSLLLFTSKRNTIRQGLKERENEDLMFSRNESGYWMPAEPLTPVNSPYNEGSATISPKGNQLVFTRCGAPDGVGSCDLYISDMQEDGSWGTARNLGKSVNSLYWDSHPSFSHTGDTLFFASDRTGGFGMTDIYFTHKTVGGAWSAPKNMGPVINTRSSEVSPFYHPGHHVFYFSSNGHLLNFGEFDIYKSHRLEHIWGEPKNIGPLVNGQGSEFYFTIDAQSKNLYYARSVENKMANLDLYSFPLPMEAQPLATTQLKGSLRNEETGKPFSNGIVSIIDLDNGVEVAPKFLRSDGSFEFQLINNNNYLIVIQGDEFFRLEEIFFLDGDKEFHRKVASVSSRLKFENMKFDNGKAELKTSMFADLDKIIDFLLDNPDFTLKIEGHTDSDGDPQLNLDLSQRRADAIKSYLVEFGKLDPSRIEAIGYGSAKPIVEEKTEQDKQLNRRVEFNIVRK; encoded by the coding sequence ATGATTATAAGAATTCTCTTTTGCTTTTTACTTCTTCCTTTCTTTTTACAGAAAGCGCACTGTCAGCTCCGTGCAGTGAGTGAGAGCATTAATCTCGAGGATAGCAGCCAGCTTGCAGAACAAAAAAGAATCCAAACACTTATTTCTTTTCCCAACGTTAGCCGCATTCCTTATTACACCGATAAACAAGCCTTACAAGCTATCAAAAAGTACAGCAATGCCAAGAATGAAGCGGCGCTATATCCGGTCTTGTATGATTATGTGAGTAAATTTGGGATAGAAAACTTTTTCAAAGACAATATGCTCCTATGGCAATTGGCAGCACTGGAAGAAGCAAGAGGTGACACACTGGCAGCCATCCAGTTGTACAAGCTGGTATTGAAGCATTATCAGGAAGGGGTTGAGCTGGGACTGGTACAAGATCAAATGAAAAAGCTTCTGCTGGAAAACAAAGATGACTTTGTTCCACTGAAATACTATTATGAGCTGGTTGAGTTCAGAAAAGAGATTGATACACTACGTCCGCCACAAGGGGTGTACATTAATATGGGTAATGAAATCAATTCCAACGCCGGAGACTATGGACCCGCCCTGAGTCCGGATAACTCCCTCCTGCTTTTTACTTCCAAAAGAAATACCATCCGCCAGGGACTGAAAGAGAGAGAAAACGAAGACCTAATGTTCAGCCGTAATGAAAGTGGCTACTGGATGCCCGCTGAGCCCCTCACGCCCGTCAATTCTCCCTACAACGAAGGTTCTGCTACCATCAGTCCCAAGGGTAATCAATTGGTTTTTACCCGCTGTGGCGCTCCTGACGGAGTAGGCAGCTGTGATCTGTACATCAGCGATATGCAGGAAGATGGTAGCTGGGGTACGGCACGTAATCTTGGAAAATCGGTTAATAGCTTATACTGGGATTCCCACCCTTCTTTTTCTCATACCGGCGATACTTTGTTTTTTGCTTCTGACAGAACAGGAGGCTTTGGAATGACAGATATTTATTTTACCCATAAAACTGTCGGTGGTGCCTGGTCCGCCCCCAAGAATATGGGCCCTGTAATCAATACCAGAAGTAGTGAAGTAAGCCCCTTTTATCATCCGGGCCACCATGTATTTTATTTTAGCTCCAACGGACATCTGCTCAATTTTGGTGAGTTTGATATTTATAAATCGCACAGGCTGGAACATATCTGGGGGGAGCCTAAAAACATAGGTCCTCTGGTGAATGGTCAGGGCAGTGAGTTTTATTTTACCATAGATGCTCAATCCAAAAATCTCTACTACGCCCGTTCGGTAGAAAATAAGATGGCCAATCTTGATCTCTACTCATTTCCGCTTCCTATGGAAGCCCAACCTCTGGCTACCACGCAACTGAAAGGCTCGCTTCGCAATGAGGAAACTGGCAAGCCCTTTTCCAACGGAATCGTATCCATCATTGACCTGGACAATGGTGTGGAAGTGGCTCCCAAATTCTTGCGTTCCGATGGTTCATTTGAATTTCAGCTGATCAATAATAACAACTACCTCATTGTCATACAGGGAGATGAGTTTTTCCGACTGGAAGAAATTTTCTTTCTGGATGGAGACAAAGAGTTTCATCGCAAAGTGGCATCCGTGAGCAGTCGCCTCAAGTTTGAGAACATGAAATTTGATAATGGTAAAGCAGAGTTGAAGACGTCTATGTTTGCTGACCTGGACAAGATCATTGACTTTCTGCTGGACAATCCTGATTTCACCCTCAAGATTGAAGGACATACGGATTCTGACGGTGATCCTCAACTCAATCTGGACCTTTCGCAAAGAAGAGCAGATGCCATCAAATCTTATCTGGTGGAGTTTGGCAAGCTCGATCCAAGTCGTATTGAAGCCATAGGTTACGGTAGTGCAAAACCCATCGTAGAAGAAAAGACCGAACAGGATAAGCAGCTCAACCGTCGGGTAGAGTTTAATATTGTCCGGAAGTAA